A single window of Acinetobacter wuhouensis DNA harbors:
- a CDS encoding porin has product MKKVLLAAAIATLSLSAAQAAPTLYGKLNVSLDQIDKNGFKDESVTKLNSNSSRIGVKGEEKLTDKLSAVYLAEWAISTDGSGSDTDLNARNRFLGVKADGVGTLKFGKYDSYLKTAAGSNQDIFNDHTELDMTAILAGEDRLNNVIGFESDKKLLGGLAFNIMFQQGEESETANSATLGNKGSRNGFGDGISGSITYDNKDYGIAAAVAANHSIASKYSAYNLSGVYTDAVRVTGSIDLKTAGIDGLVFGALWQTAQPTDDTVATSSGTPAVVTSYKGLQEDSFGVTAAYAIPSTPIKLKAEYISATTESNGRDDRQQDIYGIGADYNINKQARVYGVVAQQKRDWLVKDDKKTVIGLGMEYNF; this is encoded by the coding sequence ATGAAAAAAGTGCTACTCGCTGCAGCAATCGCCACTCTTAGCTTAAGCGCAGCTCAAGCAGCGCCTACATTGTATGGTAAGCTCAACGTATCTTTAGATCAAATTGACAAAAATGGCTTTAAAGATGAAAGCGTTACAAAATTAAACTCTAACTCATCACGTATTGGTGTTAAAGGCGAAGAAAAATTAACTGATAAATTATCAGCTGTTTATTTAGCAGAATGGGCAATCTCTACTGATGGTTCTGGTTCAGATACTGACCTTAATGCGCGTAACCGTTTCCTAGGTGTAAAAGCTGATGGTGTTGGTACATTAAAATTTGGTAAGTATGACTCTTATTTAAAAACTGCTGCTGGAAGCAACCAAGATATTTTCAACGATCACACTGAACTAGATATGACAGCTATCTTAGCTGGTGAAGATCGTCTAAATAACGTAATCGGTTTTGAATCTGATAAAAAATTACTTGGCGGTTTAGCATTTAACATCATGTTCCAACAAGGTGAAGAATCTGAAACTGCAAATAGCGCTACTTTAGGTAATAAAGGTAGCCGTAATGGTTTTGGCGACGGAATTTCTGGTTCGATTACTTACGACAATAAAGATTATGGTATCGCTGCTGCTGTAGCTGCAAACCATTCAATTGCATCGAAATACAGTGCCTACAACCTTTCTGGTGTCTACACTGATGCAGTACGTGTAACGGGTTCTATCGACTTAAAAACTGCAGGTATTGATGGTTTAGTATTTGGTGCTTTATGGCAAACAGCTCAACCGACAGATGATACTGTTGCAACAAGCTCTGGTACTCCTGCTGTAGTAACATCTTATAAAGGTCTACAAGAAGATTCTTTTGGTGTAACTGCTGCATATGCGATCCCGTCTACACCAATCAAATTAAAAGCTGAATATATCTCAGCAACAACAGAATCAAATGGTCGTGATGATCGTCAACAAGATATCTACGGTATTGGTGCTGATTACAACATCAATAAACAAGCACGTGTTTACGGTGTTGTAGCTCAACAAAAACGTGATTGGTTAGTAAAAGATGATAAGAAAACTGTGATCGGTTTAGGTATGGAATATAATTTCTAA
- a CDS encoding NAD(P)-dependent oxidoreductase produces the protein MSTTVAFIGLGAMGYRMAAHLPKHFDTVYVWNRNFEKAKQHATEYATTAVEISQAVQADIIFSCLPTSLDVENLIQDLEIKSGAIWVDCTSGVPESARKLASTLAQNNVQFLDAPVSGQTIGAENATLTFMVGGQKEAYEQALPAMQALGKLIKHVGDSGAGFAVKAVNNMMMAVHLCAAAEGFTTLKAHGVNLNEALDCINASSGKSGVTESVLPQRVFNRSFPLTFALPLLAKDTGIAVDLVREAKLSTPVISLTQNLINVANNLAEPDSDFSSAVKMYESWSKITLD, from the coding sequence ATGAGTACAACAGTTGCATTTATTGGATTAGGCGCGATGGGTTACCGCATGGCAGCGCATCTACCTAAACATTTCGATACGGTTTATGTATGGAACCGTAATTTCGAAAAGGCCAAACAACATGCAACAGAGTATGCTACGACAGCTGTTGAAATATCCCAAGCCGTACAAGCCGACATCATTTTTTCATGCTTACCGACCAGCTTAGATGTTGAGAATTTAATTCAAGATTTAGAAATTAAATCAGGTGCTATTTGGGTGGATTGTACTAGTGGTGTGCCTGAGTCTGCGCGTAAACTTGCTTCAACACTTGCTCAAAATAATGTTCAATTTCTTGATGCACCTGTGAGTGGTCAAACCATTGGGGCAGAAAATGCCACATTGACCTTTATGGTTGGTGGTCAAAAAGAAGCCTATGAGCAAGCACTTCCTGCAATGCAAGCACTCGGTAAACTGATTAAACATGTCGGAGATTCAGGTGCTGGCTTTGCAGTTAAAGCTGTGAATAATATGATGATGGCAGTACATCTGTGTGCCGCTGCTGAAGGTTTTACCACTTTAAAAGCACATGGTGTTAACTTAAATGAAGCTTTAGATTGTATTAATGCTTCCAGTGGTAAAAGTGGTGTAACTGAATCTGTTTTACCTCAACGTGTTTTCAATCGAAGCTTTCCCCTCACCTTTGCACTCCCCTTACTTGCCAAAGATACTGGAATCGCTGTTGATTTAGTCCGTGAAGCCAAATTATCCACTCCAGTCATCAGTTTGACTCAAAATTTAATCAATGTTGCCAATAATCTTGCCGAACCGGATAGTGATTTTTCGAGCGCTGTAAAAATGTACGAATCATGGAGTAAAATTACATTAGATTAA
- a CDS encoding YbaB/EbfC family nucleoid-associated protein, whose product MNINMLMQQAQRMQKDMEKNVQKAKEELAQTEVHAEAGGGLVKVTMTCRNVVKRIEINPELLQDDADMIEDLIAAAMNDAARQAEAISEEKMKAANSGMGLPPGLSGLF is encoded by the coding sequence ATGAACATTAATATGCTCATGCAGCAAGCTCAACGCATGCAAAAAGACATGGAAAAAAACGTACAAAAAGCCAAAGAAGAGCTTGCACAAACTGAAGTTCATGCTGAAGCGGGTGGCGGTTTAGTTAAAGTAACAATGACTTGCCGTAACGTGGTTAAACGTATCGAAATCAATCCTGAACTTTTGCAAGATGATGCGGATATGATCGAAGATTTGATCGCTGCAGCAATGAATGATGCTGCACGTCAAGCTGAAGCGATTTCAGAAGAAAAAATGAAGGCTGCAAATTCAGGTATGGGCTTACCACCAGGTCTTTCAGGTTTATTCTAA
- a CDS encoding O-succinylhomoserine sulfhydrylase has protein sequence MSQHDDIEYQLDTLAIRTGHTRGFEGEHSEPIYLTSSFVCESAADAAAKFSGEIQGNTYSRYTNPTVQTFEKRLAIMDGAERAVATSSGMAAVHAVCMAYLKAGDHVICSRAVFGSIISLFEKYVVKFGVDVTFVDLDDLEGWKQAIRPNTRLLFIETPSNPLAQVGDMQAIADIAHENDALFAVDNTFCTPVLQQPIKFGADLIVYSSTKYIDGQGRALGGAVVGKDKLVEEINGVIRTLGNSMSPFNAWIFLKGLETLNLRMKAHCESAQKLAEWLDQHEKVEKVYFAGLPHHPGHELAKKQQSGFGGVVSFVVKGERQGAWTVIDNTRFLSITSNLGDAKSTITHPATTSHGRMSAEAKQAAGIVEGLIRVSVGLENIDDIIGDLSHGLDLI, from the coding sequence ATGAGCCAGCACGACGACATTGAATACCAACTTGATACTTTAGCCATTCGTACAGGGCATACCCGTGGTTTTGAGGGTGAGCATAGTGAGCCGATCTATTTAACCTCATCATTTGTATGCGAAAGCGCTGCTGATGCTGCTGCTAAATTTTCTGGTGAAATTCAAGGGAATACCTATTCACGTTATACCAATCCTACAGTTCAAACTTTTGAAAAACGTTTGGCGATTATGGATGGCGCAGAACGTGCCGTGGCAACAAGTTCAGGTATGGCGGCTGTGCATGCAGTGTGTATGGCATATTTAAAAGCTGGTGATCATGTAATCTGTTCACGTGCTGTATTTGGTTCAATCATTTCATTATTTGAAAAATATGTCGTTAAGTTTGGTGTTGATGTTACTTTTGTAGATTTAGATGATCTTGAAGGATGGAAACAGGCGATTCGTCCAAATACACGCTTATTGTTTATTGAAACGCCATCAAATCCATTGGCTCAAGTGGGTGATATGCAGGCAATTGCGGATATTGCCCATGAAAACGATGCATTATTCGCTGTAGACAACACATTCTGTACGCCTGTGCTGCAGCAGCCGATTAAGTTTGGTGCAGACTTAATCGTATATTCATCAACAAAATATATTGATGGTCAAGGTCGTGCGCTTGGTGGTGCAGTTGTTGGTAAAGACAAGCTTGTAGAAGAAATTAACGGGGTAATTCGTACCTTAGGTAATTCGATGAGTCCATTTAATGCATGGATCTTCTTAAAAGGTTTAGAAACTCTCAATCTGCGCATGAAAGCGCATTGTGAAAGTGCACAAAAATTAGCAGAATGGCTAGATCAACATGAAAAAGTTGAAAAAGTTTATTTTGCTGGCTTGCCACATCATCCAGGTCATGAATTGGCTAAAAAGCAACAATCAGGCTTTGGTGGTGTTGTATCATTTGTTGTAAAAGGTGAACGTCAAGGTGCTTGGACCGTCATTGATAATACTCGTTTCCTTTCAATTACTAGTAACTTAGGTGATGCTAAATCAACAATTACACATCCAGCGACAACTTCACATGGTCGTATGTCAGCGGAAGCTAAACAAGCAGCGGGTATTGTTGAAGGGTTGATTCGTGTATCAGTTGGTTTGGAAAACATCGATGATATTATTGGTGACCTTTCTCATGGCCTAGATTTAATTTAA
- a CDS encoding YARHG domain-containing protein, with the protein MNKYVIAALSALSIFVGTQAFADNAQECKKLQDDSNVIYASKGFCFKDPEAKAKYGNDNCYTSKPKFSEKEQQKLDSIKERQKELNCK; encoded by the coding sequence ATGAATAAGTATGTTATCGCGGCATTATCCGCTTTATCTATTTTTGTGGGTACACAAGCATTTGCTGACAATGCTCAGGAATGTAAAAAATTACAGGATGACTCCAATGTCATTTATGCATCAAAAGGCTTCTGTTTTAAAGATCCTGAAGCAAAAGCTAAATATGGTAATGACAATTGTTATACAAGTAAGCCTAAATTTTCTGAAAAAGAGCAACAAAAACTTGACTCTATAAAGGAACGTCAGAAAGAATTGAATTGTAAATAA
- a CDS encoding HIT family protein, which produces MAYDDQNIFARILRGELPAIKVYEDDQVLAFMDIMPQADGHTLVIPKTPAVTLLDLDPEAVAYTIKIVQKIAQAIETGLGVTGIVLMQLSGTSAGQTVPHVHFHLIPSSVHELGKHAIQMGDQDKIKAFAEKIKAALN; this is translated from the coding sequence ATGGCTTACGATGATCAGAATATTTTTGCACGAATTTTACGGGGTGAACTTCCTGCAATAAAAGTATATGAAGATGATCAAGTCCTTGCTTTTATGGATATCATGCCACAAGCAGATGGGCATACATTGGTGATTCCGAAGACACCCGCTGTAACTTTACTCGATTTAGATCCAGAAGCAGTTGCCTATACCATTAAAATTGTACAAAAAATAGCGCAAGCGATTGAAACAGGATTAGGGGTAACAGGCATTGTTTTAATGCAACTTTCTGGTACTTCTGCTGGACAAACAGTTCCGCATGTTCATTTTCATCTGATTCCAAGTTCTGTTCATGAATTAGGAAAACATGCTATACAAATGGGTGATCAAGATAAAATTAAAGCTTTTGCTGAGAAAATTAAAGCTGCGCTCAACTAA
- a CDS encoding alpha/beta fold hydrolase, protein MARVSTKFQERKAKLKNLSTRIFNGKSLVLSQSTPYDVIAEHDQTKVRFYAAPEKKFKEPLVFTAPLSINMAIYDLYPYRSLIKYYTEQGFDVYLLDWGKLTFQDRHLNFLYFIDESMPYCIEKIREHSQSEQISLHGWSMAGIFVLLYTAMQTPNYVKNLIVLASPIDSYASGGIGKLYKRINSLIIKNKKIKDTLYKGGLPKKFIHSPGLLNAIGFKILDPKGWYEGHKQLLLNLDDKELLHEHATLGNFLNHMVDYPGGINQDMLFNVWLQNPLKNGSIQLSSNIIELKNINCSLLVGAGKGDQMVTANAVKPLSELTNSTDVTFTLIPGGHLGLMSSQKSADEFWPKMSEWLAQRSSKI, encoded by the coding sequence ATGGCAAGAGTATCGACAAAGTTTCAAGAACGAAAGGCTAAATTAAAAAATCTGTCTACGCGAATTTTTAATGGAAAGTCACTCGTCCTCTCACAAAGTACACCTTATGATGTGATTGCTGAACACGATCAAACCAAGGTGCGCTTCTACGCAGCCCCTGAAAAAAAATTTAAAGAACCACTCGTCTTTACTGCTCCCTTATCTATCAATATGGCGATTTATGACTTATATCCATATCGTTCATTGATTAAATATTATACCGAACAAGGTTTTGATGTTTATTTACTAGATTGGGGAAAACTAACTTTCCAAGATAGACACTTAAACTTCTTATATTTTATTGATGAATCAATGCCTTATTGTATTGAAAAAATTCGTGAACATTCTCAAAGTGAACAAATTTCATTACATGGTTGGAGTATGGCAGGCATTTTTGTATTGCTTTATACCGCGATGCAAACGCCGAATTATGTTAAAAATTTAATCGTTCTTGCAAGTCCAATTGACAGTTATGCCTCTGGTGGCATTGGTAAACTCTATAAAAGAATAAATAGTTTAATTATTAAAAATAAGAAAATTAAAGATACCCTATACAAAGGTGGTTTACCCAAAAAATTCATTCATTCACCAGGTCTTTTAAATGCTATTGGCTTTAAAATTTTAGACCCTAAAGGTTGGTATGAAGGTCATAAGCAGTTACTTCTTAATCTTGATGATAAAGAACTGTTACATGAGCATGCGACACTTGGCAATTTTTTAAATCATATGGTGGATTATCCAGGCGGTATTAATCAAGATATGTTGTTTAATGTCTGGCTACAAAATCCATTAAAAAATGGCTCAATCCAACTTAGTAGCAACATCATCGAGCTTAAAAATATCAATTGTTCACTCTTGGTCGGTGCTGGTAAAGGTGACCAAATGGTAACAGCAAATGCAGTTAAGCCTTTAAGCGAATTGACAAATAGTACTGATGTCACGTTTACTCTTATTCCTGGAGGACATTTAGGTTTGATGTCGAGTCAAAAAAGTGCCGATGAATTTTGGCCTAAAATGTCTGAATGGTTAGCACAACGATCAAGCAAAATTTAA